One Punica granatum isolate Tunisia-2019 chromosome 3, ASM765513v2, whole genome shotgun sequence genomic window carries:
- the LOC116199241 gene encoding transcription factor HEC1-like: MESDNMMKLSPDDHMEVLTFLMQMEKLPEYIDSQPDSGNLSSLSPETAGISLDLSGNSALSPMFHSSSTYNGNGVPISEPAGASRQHAWSGAYASPPHCSGSRRGGSGSNAVGSMAEMREMIFRIAAMQPIYIDPEAVKPPKRRNVRISKDPQSVAARHRRERISERIRILQRLVPGGTKMDTASMLDEAIHYVKFLKRQVQTLEQASVHNKPNMVGGSSCLGFPVAHMNNSPNLL; the protein is encoded by the coding sequence ATGGAGTCCGACAATATGATGAAGCTATCGCCCGATGATCACATGGAAGTCCTCACATTCCTCATGCAAATGGAGAAGCTCCCCGAGTACATCGACTCGCAGCCCGACAGTGGTAATCTCTCATCATTGTCGCCGGAGACGGCCGGTATCAGTCTCGACCTCTCTGGGAACTCGGCCCTGTCGCCCATGTTCCACTCATCTTCCACTTACAACGGAAATGGTGTTCCGATCTCCGAGCCAGCTGGAGCATCACGTCAGCATGCCTGGTCGGGTGCTTATGCTTCACCTCCACACTGCAGCGGCAGCCGGAGGGGCGGCAGCGGTAGCAACGCGGTCGGTTCGATGgcagagatgagagagatgaTATTCAGGATAGCCGCGATGCAACCGATCTACATAGACCCCGAGGCAGTGAAGCCTCCAAAGCGGCGGAACGTAAGGATATCCAAGGACCCGCAGAGCGTTGCAGCGAGGCATCGAAGGGAACGGATCAGCGAGAGGATACGGATCCTTCAAAGGCTCGTACCCGGTGGCACGAAGATGGACACAGCGTCGATGCTCGACGAGGCCATCCACTACGTCAAGTTCCTGAAGAGGCAGGTGCAGACCCTGGAGCAGGCTTCCGTCCATAACAAGCCGAACATGGTAGGCGGCAGCAGCTGTCTCGGGTTTCCAGTTGCTCACATGAATAATTCTCCTAATCTCTTGTAA